The DNA window GCGCGGTGCGCGGCTGGGACCGCCGCAACGCCTACTACTTCCAGTTGATCCAGTCGCTGGCCAAACACTACAAGTTCAGCGTCGACGCGCCGTGGCAGTCGCTGCCGGCGCCGGTGCAGAAGGCGGTGCTGTACGGCAGCGGCGACGAGACCATCACCTTCACCTACCTCACCGAGAACGGCGGGCGCAGCCAGCGCAAGCACCGCTTCGAAGGCATCGTGCCGAACCTGGAGCGGCGCTACCGCGAGACCGAATCGGCGGCGGTGCGCGAGGAGCTGGCCAAGTACATCAGCCAGCGCCCCTGCCCCGAGTGCGCCGGCGCGCGCCTCAACCGTTCGGCGCGCAACGTGTTCGTCGCCGAGCGGCCGCTGCCGGAGCTGGTGGTGCTGCCGGTCGACGAGGCGCTGTCGTTCTTCAAGGCGCTGGAACTGCCGGGCTGGCGCGGCGAGATCGCGGTCAAGATCGTCAAGGAGATCGTCGACCGCCTGCGCTTCCTGGTCGACGTCGGCCTGGACTACCTGACCCTGGAACGCAAGGCCGACTCGCTGTCCGGCGGCGAAGCCCAGCGCATCCGCCTGGCCAGTCAGATCGGCGCCGGCCTGGTCGGGGTGATGTACGTGCTCGACGAGCCCTCGATCGGCCTGCACCAGCGCGACAACGAGCGCCTGCTCGGCACCCTGACCCGGCTGCGCGACCTCGGCAATACGGTGATCGTGGTCGAGCACGACGAGGACGCGATCCGCCTCGCCGACCATATCGTCGACATCGGCCCCGGCGCCGGCGTGCACGGCGGCGAAGTCGTCGCCCACGGCAGCTTCCAGGACGTGCTCAAGGCGCCGCGTTCGCTGACCGGCCAGTACCTCAGCGGCAAGCGCAAGATCGAGATCCCCAAGCAGCGCCACAAGCCCAACCCGAAGTCGATGCTGCATCTGCGCGGCGCGACCGGCAACAACCTCAAGGACGTCGATCTCGATATCCCGGCCGGGCTGTTGACCTGCATCACCGGCGTGTCCGGCTCGGGCAAGTCGACCCTGGTCAACGACACCTTGTACGTGATCGCCGCCAACGAACTCAACGGCGCGGCGCAGACGCCGGCGCCGTACAAGTCGGTGGAGAACATCGAGCTGTTCGACAAGGTGGTCGACATCGACCAGTCGCCGATCGGCCGCACCCCGCGCTCGAACCCGGCCACCTACACCGGCCTGTTCACCCCGCTGCGCGAGCTGTTCGCGCAGGTGCCGGAAGCGCGCGCCCGCGGCTACTCGCCGGGACGCTTCAGCTTCAACGTGCGCGGCGGCCGTTGCGAGGCCTGCCAGGGCGACGGCCTGATCAAGGTCGAGATGCACTTCCTGCCCGACGTCTACGTCCCCTGCGACGTCTGCCACGGCAAGCGCTACAACCGCGAGACCCTGGAGGTCCTGTACAAGGGCTTCAACATCAACGACGTGCTGGAAATGACCGTCGAGGCCGCGCTGAGCCTGTTCGAGGCCGTGCCGAGCATCGCCCGCAAGCTGGAAACGCTGATGGACGTCGGCCTGAGCTACATCAAGCTGGGCCAGAGCGCGACTACCCTGTCCGGCGGCGAGGCGCAACGCGTCAAGCTGTCCAAGGAACTGTCGCGCCGCGACACCGGCCGCACCCTGTACATCCTCGACGAGCCGACCACCGGCTTGCACTTCCACGACATCGAGCACTTGCTGGCGGTGCTGCACCGTTTGCGCGACGACGGCAATACCGTGGTCGTGATCGAGCACAATCTCGACGTGATCAAGACCGCCGACTGGGTCGTCGACCTGGGTCCGGAGGGCGGCCATCGCGGCGGCACCATCCTCGCCACCGGCACGCCGGAACACATCGCAGCCCTGCCGCACTCGCATACCGGCCGCTTCCTCGCGCCCTTGCTCGGCCTGCCCGCAGCCGACAGCGCGCACAAGAAACCTGCCGCCAAGCCGGCAAAATCCGCCACCAGCGCCACGCGCGCCAAGAAGAAGTCCGCTGCATGACCGATACTCCGTCCACGCCGGCCGCCGGCAAGAAAAAGCCGGCGCCGCGCAAGCGCGCCCCGCGCAGCCGCAAGAAACCGGAAGCGGCGGTGGCCGGCGCCGAAACGGCGGCGCCCGCCGCGCCGGCGACCGAAACCGCCCCCGCTCCGGCCGCCGCGCCCGCAGCGCCCCTGTCCGCCGCCGTCGCGGCCGTACCGACGCCGCTGATCAAAGTGCCGCTGTCGGTGCGCTGGCGCGACCTGGACGCGTTCAACCACGTCAACAACTCCAAGTACCTCAGCTACCTCGAGGAAGCGCGCCTGCGCTGGATGATGACCCTGCCCGGCCACGGCATGGACGACCATGTCGCGCCGGTGGTCGCCGCCGCACACCTCAATTACCGCCGGCCGATCGAGTGGCCGAACGAAGTCGACATCGAACTGTTCGTCGAACGCTTGGGCACCACCAGCGTCACCGTCGGCCACCGCATCGTCGGCGCGCAGGACCCGACCGCGCTGTACTGCGACGGCAACGTCGTCGTGGTCTGGATCCATCGCGAAACCGGCCAGGCCGCCGCCCTGCCGGAAGCCGTGCGCACGGCCTGCAATTCCTGAGTCCGGCGGCGCTGCGCGGCCCCGCACCGCGCAGCGTTTGCGCCCAGATCGCGGCTGGCCCGCGCAGGAGCGGCGCGAGCCGCAATCGGGTCGCGTAGAACCGGCATCGCCGCCGTCATCGATCGACACGGCGGCGCCCGTCGAAATACGGATAGCGCAAACCGCGATCGCGCAACGCCGACGCCTAGCCGCGCCGTGTTTCCGCGCAATCGGCGCGGACGTGCCTCGCGTTCCCGCGACGCGCTCCGGGTTCAGCGATCCGGCCTGATCTTCGCGGGCGCGGCCGCAACAACGCGGTCGCGGCTGAGGCCGCGGCTACAGGCGAAGCACCGGGGGCCCTCGACGAGCCGGCGCCGCGCTCATGGCGCCGGTTTACGCACCTCGAACTCGCCGAACAGCGTACCGCCGTCCTTCAGCGCGAACTCCACCGCCACCCGGCTGCCCGCCTTCAACGGCGCGCGCGGCTGCATCAGCATCAGATGCAGGCCGCCCGGCTTGAGCACCGCCGCACCGTCGGGCGCGATGCGCAGTTCCGGCACCGGCCGCATCTTGCTGACCCCGTCGACCAGCCGGGTCTCGTGCAAGCTCACCTCGCCGAACGCCGCGCTCTTCGCGCCGACGATCACCACCGGCGCCGCGCAGCGATTCTCGATCCGGCCGAAGCCGGCCATCATCGGCATCTGCATCGGCGGCAACCGCAACCAGCCTTCGCGGACCTGCGCCGCGCAGCCCTTGGCCGGCGCGGGCGATTTGGCGAGCGTCGACAGCGGCGCCGCGAGCGCGAGCGCCAGACCGAGTCCGATAGCGATGCGAGAAGCGTTCATGGGGCCCATCATACCCGCGGACATCGTCGCGTCGATGAAGGCCGGCAGGCGGCGCCGGGCGGCGGTACGGCCCGCGGCGACGAACGCGGGGCCGCCCGTCGCTCCGGACATGGCGCCGCAACGGCGGCCACGGCGCGACGGCTTCGCGGCGGACCGTACCGAACAGCGCATCGCCGAATCGTTCGCGCGCAGCCATGTCGATGCGAAACCGCACCCCGCCACGGTTCGCATCACCGGACCCTTGCCGCGCCGAAGCGATTGGGAGATCGTGTCGTCCCGTCAGCCGGCGAGCAGAAAGGCCCGCGCCATACCGTGTCCGGGTGAGCCGCAACCGCCGACGGCAAAGCCGAACCGACCTACGCCGTGCGCCAGCGCCCGCCCCCAGGACATCACACCATGAGCTTCGTAGAGACCCAGACCCACGGCGACATCGTCGAGATCCGCCTGAACCGCGCGCCGGTCAATGCGCTCGATCCGCAACTGTGCAACGAGACCCGCGAAGCGATCGACAAGGCGGTCAGCCACGGCGCACATGGCATCGTCCTCAGCGGCGGGCCGAAGGTGTTCTCGGCCGGCCTCGACGTGCCGTATCTGCTCTCGCTCGGCGGGCGCAAGGACCACCTGCTGCTGGCCTGGCAGGCGTTCTTCGGCCTGGCCCGCGCCCTGGCCTCCTCGCCGGTGCCGGTAGTCGCCGCGATCGGCGGCCACGCTCCGGCCGGCGGCTGCGTGCTGGCGTTGTGTTGCGACTACCGGATCATGGCCTCCGGGCCGTTCCGCATCGGCCTGAACGAAACCGAGGTGGGCCTGGTCGCGCCGGAAGGCATCCAGCGCCTGATGCGGCGCGTGGTCGGCACCTACCGCGCCGAGCGCCTGTTGGTCGCCGGCGAGTTGGTCGATGCCGAAACCGCGCTCAACATCGGCCTGGTCGACGAACTGGTGGAGATCGAACACGTCGCCACCCGCGGCCGGGTCTGGCTGGAGCAACTGCTGAGCTTGCCGCGCAGCGCGATGCTGCACACCCGCGCCCTGGCCCGCGCCGACCTGGTCGATGCGCTGCGCCCCGAGCACATCGAACTCGACCGCTTCATCGAGGCCTGGTACGGGGTCGACACGCAGACGGCGCTGCAGGCCCTGGTGGCGAAGCTGCGCAAGTAACCAAGCCGGATGCCGGCGCAGCGGAATCGGCCGCCGCGAGCCGGCGATCGGCAGCAGCCAACCTCGCTTCCGAGCGTTTTCGGCTCCGTTCCTGCCGACGTCCTGCGTCCGTCCGCCAACGCCCGGCTCACAGCATCCAGATCTCGACCCGCTCGTTCCGGTAGCGCGCGCCGGGACTGCCGGCCGCGGCCAGCGGCAGCGCGGTGCCCATGCCGCGCGCCTGCTCCACCCGCAGCCCGCGCGTCATGAGCTCCTGCGCAACCAGATCGGCGCGGTCGTTGCTCATCATCATCGCCGCCATGCTGGAGCCCGCGCTGGCGTCGGCGAAGCCCACCACCAGCAAGCGCCGGCCCCGGTTCGGCGGCAGTTGCATGAAACGGCGCAGGCGGTCGAGGTCGCGCACCGTGCGGCTGTCGTAGACGCTGGCGGCCACTCCGCTTTCGCCGCCGCCGGCGAAATTGAAACGCAGGCTCAGCGGCAACCGGACCGCGTCGGCGACCAGTTGCCGGTACTCGGCCGGTCCCAGCATGGTGCGGCGGACACGGCCGGGAACCAGCGTCATCGCCACATGGCCGCTGCGCGCCACGGCGCGCTGGCCCGAGCGGGCCATCGCGTACAGGGCGAAGCTGCGGCTCAAGGCGCCCATCATCTGACCGCCGTAGAAATACAGGCGCCGAGTCAGCGGATAGTCCTCGGACAGTATCTCGGTCTGGGTCGGCGCCACCGCCCGGCCGCCGTCGGCGATCGCCAACGGACGCGTGCCGGCGCCGTAGTGCGCGCCGATCGGAATCAGGCCGATCGCGTTGCGGTCGGCGGCGACTGCGGCGACCAGGCGCTCGGCATCGACGTGCAGCTGCGCCTCGCCGAATGCGGCGCCGCGCATGACCCGCTCGTTCATCAGGTCGCGCACCGCGCCGGCGGCCGGAAGCAGATGCAAATGCACTTCGCCGGCCGCGGCGCCGAATTCGCGCCAGTCGCGCGCCTGCCCCGAAAACAGCCGCCGCAGCTGCGTCACGTCGAGACGAACCAGGGGGTGGTCGCGCGCGACCACCACCGCGACGCCGTCGAGCGCGACCGCGAACTCCTGGTCCTGCGACGCGAGGTCGCCGAGTTGCCAACCGGCCTCGAGTTCGGCCGCGTTCGGGCGCCGGGTCATCATCGCGATCTGCGCACGGCCTTCGACCAGGTCGGCGAAGCCGCGCGCCGAATCACTGGACGCGATCTCCACCACCAGCGGCAGCCCGTCGCGCACCGCGTGGATTTCAGTCAGCTCGACGCGCGGACGACTGCGGCGGATGCCGGTGTAGCCGATATCGCGCAGCCAGGACTCGGCCACCGCCGGCGTCAACGCATAAGCCAGCGTATGCGAACCGTGGATGCGGACGCGTTCGGCATCCTGGGCCTGCACGACGAGCGCCGGCGCGAATAACAGTGGCCACAACACGAACGAGCGCAAAAACGGGCGCAGCATGATGCGCACTCCCCCTGTAAGAGTGCGCGCAAGAATGGGCGTGGCCTGTGACGCAGCGATTACGCGACTCCAAGCACATTAATGACGAAATGGAATGCGCTTATTTCGTCAAGTCGCAACACAGCGCGGGTGGGGATGCCGTCAGGGCACGGCTGCGGGTTGTCGGCGATGCCGCGCCAAAATTCCGTCTTCGCACTGCGCTTGCTTGGCACGCCGACAGCGGCCGAAGAGTCGCTGCACAGTCCCTATCGCGACTTCCGTCGCTCTTGCAGAGACACGGGAAGCGCGCGGCAAGAACGAAGCATGACGGTCGCGGCTTGCGCCGCTCCTACCCCTCGAGCGGTAACGCAACGAAGTCCGTTGCGTTTGTGCTTCTGCTTCTGCTTCTGTTGTCGTTGTCGTTGTCGTTGTCGTTGTCGTAAAGAGCTTGGCGCCGCAGCGATCTCGCGAGAACGCCCTGAAGCCCCGCAGGGAGGCCCGCAGGGAGGCTGGCCGTGCGCAGCCAGGCCAGGGACGGCCTGTGCGAGCAGCCCCGCGCAAGCCACGTCCCATAGTGGCTCTTGATCCGAAAACAGCCACGGCGTTTTCTTTGGTTACTTTTGGCCGAGGAAATCCAGTAGGACGTTGTCGCCTTGGACAAAGAAAGTGATCCGGTCGTTGCGGACGGACGCTTTGTTTTGAAGCTTGTGTCCATAGACGCCGGCGCTACGGTTTCGGGCTTCGATCGATGGCGAAGGCGTCGATTTCTCTGCGCGCCCCGGGGTCGCGGCTTACGCCGCTCCTACAGGGGGGGGGCATAGGACGCGG is part of the Lysobacter firmicutimachus genome and encodes:
- a CDS encoding copper chaperone PCu(A)C, with translation MRTVAGCGFASTWLRANDSAMRCSVRSAAKPSRRGRRCGAMSGATGGPAFVAAGRTAARRRLPAFIDATMSAGMMGPMNASRIAIGLGLALALAAPLSTLAKSPAPAKGCAAQVREGWLRLPPMQMPMMAGFGRIENRCAAPVVIVGAKSAAFGEVSLHETRLVDGVSKMRPVPELRIAPDGAAVLKPGGLHLMLMQPRAPLKAGSRVAVEFALKDGGTLFGEFEVRKPAP
- the uvrA gene encoding excinuclease ABC subunit UvrA gives rise to the protein MALDYIRIRGARTHNLKNIDLDLPRDKLIVITGLSGSGKSSLAFDTIYAEGQRRYVESLSAYARQFLSVMEKPDVDHIEGLSPAISIEQKSTSHNPRSTVGTITEIYDYLRLLYARVGSPRCPDHHYPLEAQTVSQMVDQVLTLDPEQRYMLLAPVIRERKGEHAQVFEQLRAQGFVRVRVDGELYEIDAVPPLALRVKHTIEAVVDRFRPRDDIKQRLAESFETALKLGDGMAQVMSLDKADSAPLLFSSKYSCPVCDYSLPELEPRLFSFNSPVGACPTCDGLGVAEFFDPGRVVTHPELSLAAGAVRGWDRRNAYYFQLIQSLAKHYKFSVDAPWQSLPAPVQKAVLYGSGDETITFTYLTENGGRSQRKHRFEGIVPNLERRYRETESAAVREELAKYISQRPCPECAGARLNRSARNVFVAERPLPELVVLPVDEALSFFKALELPGWRGEIAVKIVKEIVDRLRFLVDVGLDYLTLERKADSLSGGEAQRIRLASQIGAGLVGVMYVLDEPSIGLHQRDNERLLGTLTRLRDLGNTVIVVEHDEDAIRLADHIVDIGPGAGVHGGEVVAHGSFQDVLKAPRSLTGQYLSGKRKIEIPKQRHKPNPKSMLHLRGATGNNLKDVDLDIPAGLLTCITGVSGSGKSTLVNDTLYVIAANELNGAAQTPAPYKSVENIELFDKVVDIDQSPIGRTPRSNPATYTGLFTPLRELFAQVPEARARGYSPGRFSFNVRGGRCEACQGDGLIKVEMHFLPDVYVPCDVCHGKRYNRETLEVLYKGFNINDVLEMTVEAALSLFEAVPSIARKLETLMDVGLSYIKLGQSATTLSGGEAQRVKLSKELSRRDTGRTLYILDEPTTGLHFHDIEHLLAVLHRLRDDGNTVVVIEHNLDVIKTADWVVDLGPEGGHRGGTILATGTPEHIAALPHSHTGRFLAPLLGLPAADSAHKKPAAKPAKSATSATRAKKKSAA
- a CDS encoding substrate-binding domain-containing protein — its product is MLRPFLRSFVLWPLLFAPALVVQAQDAERVRIHGSHTLAYALTPAVAESWLRDIGYTGIRRSRPRVELTEIHAVRDGLPLVVEIASSDSARGFADLVEGRAQIAMMTRRPNAAELEAGWQLGDLASQDQEFAVALDGVAVVVARDHPLVRLDVTQLRRLFSGQARDWREFGAAAGEVHLHLLPAAGAVRDLMNERVMRGAAFGEAQLHVDAERLVAAVAADRNAIGLIPIGAHYGAGTRPLAIADGGRAVAPTQTEILSEDYPLTRRLYFYGGQMMGALSRSFALYAMARSGQRAVARSGHVAMTLVPGRVRRTMLGPAEYRQLVADAVRLPLSLRFNFAGGGESGVAASVYDSRTVRDLDRLRRFMQLPPNRGRRLLVVGFADASAGSSMAAMMMSNDRADLVAQELMTRGLRVEQARGMGTALPLAAAGSPGARYRNERVEIWML
- a CDS encoding acyl-CoA thioesterase, producing the protein MIKVPLSVRWRDLDAFNHVNNSKYLSYLEEARLRWMMTLPGHGMDDHVAPVVAAAHLNYRRPIEWPNEVDIELFVERLGTTSVTVGHRIVGAQDPTALYCDGNVVVVWIHRETGQAAALPEAVRTACNS
- a CDS encoding enoyl-CoA hydratase/isomerase family protein, whose product is MSFVETQTHGDIVEIRLNRAPVNALDPQLCNETREAIDKAVSHGAHGIVLSGGPKVFSAGLDVPYLLSLGGRKDHLLLAWQAFFGLARALASSPVPVVAAIGGHAPAGGCVLALCCDYRIMASGPFRIGLNETEVGLVAPEGIQRLMRRVVGTYRAERLLVAGELVDAETALNIGLVDELVEIEHVATRGRVWLEQLLSLPRSAMLHTRALARADLVDALRPEHIELDRFIEAWYGVDTQTALQALVAKLRK